One window of Thermocoleostomius sinensis A174 genomic DNA carries:
- a CDS encoding ATP-binding cassette domain-containing protein, which produces MTPTHRVPIWQLLWHMIHYALKLYLLDSFLWMFIMGLPAIPGLIIQAFFNTLTGESQLNLSPIALIALFIATGLARIVAIFIGRITKTQHRFTMSSLLQHNLLAQLLRRPGAQPLVLPNHSKPVALGEVISFFREDAAQIEDNVVGTNEVFGNGVFAVISLLILMSVNVQLTLFVVLPLVAIAAIVQRAELRIKNYRRVSRQATQQVTGHIGEMFNAIQAIQVAGAEVAVLDRLRQLNEQRRQVMVRDHVFTALLNSVLENLVNVGTGLILLIAAQFLARGEATLTVGDFALFVYYLSFVTEFLWYLGGFLALSKQTEVSFERMTALITADNSFQPSQSNHPSPSQDTVLTKPNTQKDTTSDLALVAPEPLYLNDLWGRSPGLPPLDQPLEDETLPLQELVVTNLTYRYSAARSPDRGIFDIHFTLKRGSLTVITGRVGSGKTTLLRVLLGLLPKQAGEIYWNQRLVLDPATFFVPPRSAYTPQVPQLFSHTLRENLLLGLHRDDTSLKEAIELAVFDADLATMAHGLETAVGPKGMRLSGGQLQRAAAARMFVRRSELLVFDDLSSALDVNTEAQLWSRLLSRRTPGLSSSVNSASKVDRAWNPTCLVVSHRPTILHHADHIIVLSDGRIEAEGTLEDVKSYLG; this is translated from the coding sequence ATGACCCCTACTCATCGAGTCCCGATCTGGCAACTGCTGTGGCACATGATTCACTATGCCCTGAAGCTGTATTTACTAGATAGCTTCCTGTGGATGTTTATTATGGGGTTGCCTGCCATTCCTGGGTTAATCATTCAAGCCTTCTTCAATACGCTCACTGGTGAATCTCAATTAAATCTATCACCAATCGCCCTAATTGCTCTTTTCATTGCCACAGGTTTGGCCCGCATCGTTGCCATTTTTATTGGACGTATTACTAAAACGCAGCATCGCTTCACCATGAGTTCCCTGTTGCAGCACAACTTACTCGCTCAGTTGCTACGGCGTCCTGGAGCACAACCGCTAGTGTTACCCAATCACAGCAAACCTGTTGCACTAGGTGAAGTGATCAGCTTTTTTCGAGAAGATGCGGCTCAAATTGAAGACAATGTGGTGGGAACCAATGAAGTGTTTGGTAATGGCGTATTTGCCGTTATATCACTGCTGATTCTCATGAGCGTGAATGTCCAATTGACGCTGTTTGTGGTTTTGCCACTAGTGGCGATTGCTGCAATTGTCCAACGAGCCGAACTGCGCATTAAAAACTATCGTCGGGTTAGCCGCCAAGCCACGCAGCAAGTGACGGGGCACATCGGTGAAATGTTTAATGCCATCCAAGCGATTCAGGTAGCTGGGGCTGAAGTCGCTGTGCTCGATCGCTTGCGACAACTAAACGAGCAACGCCGCCAAGTGATGGTACGCGATCACGTTTTCACGGCTCTACTAAATTCCGTTCTAGAAAATTTGGTCAATGTAGGTACAGGGCTAATTCTGTTGATCGCGGCTCAATTTCTGGCGAGGGGCGAGGCAACGCTAACCGTTGGAGATTTTGCCTTATTCGTTTACTATCTGTCTTTTGTGACCGAGTTTTTGTGGTACCTCGGTGGCTTTTTGGCATTGTCAAAGCAAACGGAAGTATCCTTTGAGCGGATGACTGCGTTGATTACAGCAGATAATTCTTTTCAACCATCGCAAAGCAATCACCCCTCTCCTAGTCAAGATACAGTGTTAACTAAACCAAATACCCAAAAAGATACAACTTCCGACCTGGCACTTGTTGCTCCTGAACCACTTTATCTCAACGATCTGTGGGGGCGTTCTCCTGGGTTGCCACCTCTAGATCAACCCCTCGAAGACGAGACATTGCCGTTGCAAGAACTGGTGGTTACAAATCTCACCTATCGTTACTCTGCTGCTCGATCGCCCGATCGCGGTATTTTTGATATTCATTTCACCCTGAAGCGCGGTAGCTTGACGGTGATTACGGGACGAGTTGGCTCAGGCAAAACGACTTTATTGCGGGTGTTGTTAGGATTATTACCAAAGCAGGCAGGGGAGATCTATTGGAATCAACGGTTGGTTCTCGATCCGGCTACTTTTTTTGTGCCGCCCCGCAGTGCTTATACACCACAGGTGCCGCAATTGTTTAGCCATACGCTTCGGGAGAATTTGCTACTGGGGTTGCATCGGGATGATACGTCCTTAAAAGAGGCGATCGAGTTAGCCGTGTTTGATGCTGACTTGGCAACGATGGCACATGGATTAGAAACCGCAGTGGGTCCAAAAGGAATGCGGCTGTCTGGCGGACAGTTACAACGGGCAGCAGCGGCACGGATGTTTGTGCGCCGATCGGAATTACTGGTGTTTGATGATCTTTCTAGTGCATTGGATGTGAACACCGAGGCGCAATTGTGGTCTCGCCTTTTGTCCAGGCGAACGCCTGGACTGTCCTCATCTGTAAATTCAGCCTCGAAGGTCGATCGAGCTTGGAACCCTACTTGTCTGGTCGTGTCCCACCGCCCTACCATTCTGCATCATGCCGATCACATCATCGTGCTAAGCGATGGACGAATTGAAGCAGAGGGCACACTAGAGGATGTGAAGTCGTATTTGGGCTGA